GCCAGCACGTAGTTCTTGCGGCCAACGGTGTCGTCGAGGAACCTCAACAGCTCTTCGATCTGCCGATCCTGCTCCTCCAACGTCTCTTTCTCTTCCAGCTCGACCATGTTCCATTCGTGGCCGGCGAGGTCCGTGCTCTTGTAGTTGACGAAGAACAGGTCCGGCACCTCGTCGGCGCCGAAGCCTTCGTTGGTCAAGAGCTGCTTCAGCTTGTCCGTTTGGAAGATCGACCACGCGGGCGTGTAGCGGATCTTTCCGTCGATGGGGAGCAGGGGGTTCCCGAGCCACCGCTGGTCGGCCTCGCCGTCGCGCTGGTCGACCTGGTCGATCGCCTCTTGCAGTCCCACGTTGCCCAGGAGATAGTCCGGCAGCTCGTAAAACTTCTCGCTCGTGCGGAACTCGACCTCGCCGAGGTCGTCCATGACCGCGATGTCGCGGTCGCCACCCTCGCTGAAAGCGCCGTGGCCGATCATTCCGAGGTGCCAGTTGTCGCGCGCCATCATGCCGACGAGCGGCATGTTGCCGTTCGCGCGATCCCATAGGTCCCCCAGCGTCTCGACGCGGAGGAACTTCGGGGACCCGCCCTCGTACGCGTCGAGGGTCTCGTTGCCGATCCTCATCCTGGTGTCGGACAAGCCGTGCTTCTTCGGGAACACGCCGGTGCCGATCGTGGCGTGGATCGACGGAGTGATGGACGGCGACGATCCGACCGTAGCTTCCGTGTACTTGGTGCCGTTCTTCATCAACGACTTCAGCTGAGGCCATGACTCCGGCCAGAACTCCAGCACGTTGTCACCGCCGCCATCCCACACGAGCGTGAAGATGAGCTTCGGAAGTCCGTTGCGCCGCTCTTTGGGCAGGAGCGCTTCGCGCAACGGACGCCCATCGACCTTCGTCGGGAGCTCGAAGTCGAGGAGCTCGGCGAACGTGGGCGCGAGATCGGCGACCGTCGTGGTGCGATCGCTGGTGACACCGGACTTGATGAAGCCCGGCCCGTACAGGACCAGAGGTACGTCCTGCGTGTACGGGAACGGCGTGGAGTGCCTCGTGTTGTACTGGTTCGGGAGCTGCTCGATCGTCAACACGTCGCCTGTGCGACCGGGGACGTACCCGCGCCAGACGCGCTCGAGGATCTCCACCGGCACGTCGCAGGCGCGCACCACCTCGATGCGCTGTGGGTCGCCTCCTCCTGATCGCCGGGACAGCAACAGGTAGCCGCCGCCGACCGCGCCCAGCACGAGCAAGCCCACCAGCAGCAGGGGCAGCAGCGGCCGTCGCGGGTTGCGGCGGAACAACGC
This genomic window from Actinomycetota bacterium contains:
- a CDS encoding alkaline phosphatase family protein, giving the protein MSAFKPSSRAPALFRRNPRRPLLPLLLVGLLVLGAVGGGYLLLSRRSGGGDPQRIEVVRACDVPVEILERVWRGYVPGRTGDVLTIEQLPNQYNTRHSTPFPYTQDVPLVLYGPGFIKSGVTSDRTTTVADLAPTFAELLDFELPTKVDGRPLREALLPKERRNGLPKLIFTLVWDGGGDNVLEFWPESWPQLKSLMKNGTKYTEATVGSSPSITPSIHATIGTGVFPKKHGLSDTRMRIGNETLDAYEGGSPKFLRVETLGDLWDRANGNMPLVGMMARDNWHLGMIGHGAFSEGGDRDIAVMDDLGEVEFRTSEKFYELPDYLLGNVGLQEAIDQVDQRDGEADQRWLGNPLLPIDGKIRYTPAWSIFQTDKLKQLLTNEGFGADEVPDLFFVNYKSTDLAGHEWNMVELEEKETLEEQDRQIEELLRFLDDTVGRKNYVLAMTADHGMTPYPEETGGWNIIMSETSADIEKKFDKVTPDVPLILSNRGYQIMLNKKEVERNNVDPADIAAFLRTYTIGDNAPNEQALGDFENRTEERVFTTALTPEELKEALDCARTSA